The following proteins are co-located in the Microcystis wesenbergii NRERC-220 genome:
- a CDS encoding alpha/beta hydrolase, whose protein sequence is MKLLSQFSGKLIAFSLTFSGFSGLFSPIPALAAETLTLRLGMVEQDINIQELEQYVETGKLSPNLQSYPTILTAAIRQGLEKHLYVDSQIAQQFLENLFNEQEGKNLLSQLNQALPESNPTRIKATLSLILQTNDKVNIFSFLKAYPQKKLTLDLLALTSIAKQLNQNRFKNILLTSLLEHSLSASDSVKLPNQFSPDQRGKNLVFKQTQFFYDSIRNRAVKTDIYYSVDSRGPLVIMSHGFAADRRFLRYLAFHLASYGLTVVSVEHRGSNINALLTAAQGWQINNLLPASEFIERPKDISFILNELTALNKDNNSEFRGKFNTQKVTIIGHSFGGYTALALAGARLEPSHTRRVCQSLTPLERSPADWLQCAVTKLAYKQMSFRDYRIDRAIVLNPVIGSLFASNLASITIPVLMLSSTEDGITPIIEHQLQPFENLSGEKYLILAHGATHMSATDIIYLNSTMGQSTLVPEVMDEKANPLREMIKGVSLAFIEQSTSFSDQYQPYLSSNYIESFNSKAINFRLTKKLPTTVTALANFLTVNKTPIKSDTSPKPSSWLEESWIAINSLFTPPNFRTESLSSVFGELLDYTDRTFDPWS, encoded by the coding sequence ATGAAACTCCTCTCACAATTTTCTGGGAAATTGATCGCTTTTTCGCTAACTTTCTCCGGTTTTAGTGGTTTATTTTCCCCTATTCCCGCTTTGGCCGCTGAAACCCTGACCTTGCGCCTAGGAATGGTCGAACAGGATATTAATATTCAAGAGTTAGAACAATATGTGGAAACTGGAAAATTATCTCCGAATTTACAGTCCTATCCAACAATTTTAACTGCTGCCATCCGTCAAGGTTTAGAAAAACATCTCTATGTGGATAGTCAAATCGCCCAGCAATTTCTAGAAAATTTATTCAACGAACAGGAAGGCAAAAACTTATTATCTCAGTTAAATCAGGCTCTTCCCGAAAGTAATCCCACCAGAATTAAAGCCACTTTATCTCTGATTCTCCAAACCAATGATAAAGTTAATATCTTTAGTTTTTTAAAAGCCTATCCCCAGAAAAAACTTACCCTAGACTTATTAGCTTTAACCTCCATAGCTAAACAACTAAATCAAAATCGTTTTAAAAACATTTTGCTCACCTCGCTTTTAGAACACTCGTTAAGTGCAAGTGATTCCGTCAAATTACCAAATCAATTTTCTCCCGATCAAAGAGGAAAAAATTTGGTTTTTAAACAGACACAATTTTTCTATGATTCTATCAGAAATAGAGCCGTTAAAACCGATATTTATTATTCGGTTGATAGTCGCGGCCCTTTAGTGATCATGTCCCACGGTTTTGCCGCAGATCGGCGTTTTTTACGTTATCTGGCCTTCCATCTCGCTTCCTACGGTTTGACAGTGGTTTCTGTGGAACATCGCGGCAGTAATATTAATGCTTTACTAACCGCTGCTCAAGGTTGGCAAATTAATAATTTATTGCCCGCATCAGAATTTATAGAACGGCCGAAAGACATCAGCTTTATTCTCAATGAATTAACCGCTTTAAACAAGGATAATAACAGTGAATTTCGAGGTAAATTCAATACCCAAAAAGTCACAATAATTGGTCATTCTTTTGGGGGATATACTGCTTTAGCTTTAGCCGGTGCGCGTTTAGAACCCTCCCACACTCGTCGAGTTTGTCAATCCCTAACCCCCTTGGAACGTTCCCCCGCAGATTGGCTACAGTGTGCGGTGACAAAGTTGGCCTATAAACAAATGTCTTTTCGTGATTATCGCATCGATCGAGCTATAGTATTAAATCCTGTTATTGGTTCCCTTTTTGCCTCTAATCTTGCCTCGATCACGATTCCCGTATTGATGTTATCCTCGACAGAAGACGGGATCACTCCCATTATTGAACATCAATTACAACCCTTTGAAAACTTATCAGGAGAAAAATATTTAATCCTTGCTCATGGTGCAACTCACATGAGTGCCACGGATATTATTTATCTGAATAGCACCATGGGACAAAGTACATTAGTGCCAGAAGTAATGGACGAAAAAGCCAACCCTCTCCGGGAGATGATTAAAGGGGTTAGTTTAGCTTTTATCGAACAATCAACCTCTTTTTCTGACCAGTATCAACCTTATTTAAGTAGCAATTATATCGAGTCTTTTAACAGTAAAGCTATTAATTTTCGGCTCACAAAAAAGTTACCTACTACCGTCACAGCATTAGCCAATTTTTTGACAGTTAATAAAACCCCGATTAAATCCGACACTTCCCCAAAACCATCCTCTTGGTTAGAGGAATCATGGATAGCGATAAATAGTCTATTTACTCCTCCCAATTTCCGCACCGAAAGTCTCAGTTCAGTTTTTGGTGAACTTCTTGATTATACCGATCGCACCTTTGATCCTTGGAGTTAA
- the psbC gene encoding photosystem II reaction center protein CP43, with amino-acid sequence MVTLSNIPTASGRDQSSTGFAWWSGNARLINLSGKLLGAHVAHAGLIVFWAGAMTLFETAHFIPEKPMYEQGLILLPHLATLGFGVGPGGEVVDTFPYFVAGVLHLISSAVLGFGGIYHAIRGPETLEEYSNFFGYDWKDKNQMTNIIGYHLILLGCGALLLVFKAMFFGGVYDTWAPGGGDVRIITNPTLNPAVIFGYLTKAPFGGEGWIISVNNMEDIIGGHIWIGLICIAGGIWHILTKPFAWARRAFIWSGEAYLSYSLGALSMMGFIAAVYVWFNNTAYPSEFYGPTGMEASQAQAFTFLVRDQRLGANVASAQGPTGLGKYLMRSPTGEIIFGGETMRFWDFRGPWLEPLRGPNGLDLDKIRNDVQPWQVRRAAEYMTHAPLGSLNSVGGVITDVNSFNYVSPRAWLATSHFTLAFFFLIGHLWHAGRARAAAAGFEKGIDRETEPALAMPDLD; translated from the coding sequence GTGGTAACGCTCTCTAATATCCCTACCGCTAGTGGTCGTGACCAAAGTTCCACCGGCTTCGCTTGGTGGTCTGGTAACGCTCGTCTCATCAACCTCTCCGGTAAACTGCTCGGCGCTCACGTCGCCCACGCTGGTTTAATCGTTTTCTGGGCCGGGGCGATGACCCTGTTTGAAACCGCCCACTTTATCCCCGAAAAACCGATGTACGAACAGGGTTTAATCCTGCTTCCCCACTTAGCTACCCTCGGTTTTGGGGTCGGTCCTGGTGGTGAAGTAGTCGATACCTTCCCCTACTTCGTCGCTGGTGTTCTGCACTTAATTTCTTCGGCTGTACTCGGTTTTGGTGGTATCTACCACGCTATCCGCGGACCGGAAACCCTAGAGGAATACTCTAATTTCTTCGGTTACGACTGGAAAGACAAAAACCAAATGACCAACATCATCGGTTATCACCTGATTCTCTTGGGTTGTGGTGCGCTGTTGTTGGTATTTAAAGCCATGTTCTTTGGCGGTGTCTATGATACCTGGGCCCCTGGTGGCGGCGATGTCCGCATCATCACCAATCCTACCCTCAACCCCGCAGTTATCTTTGGTTATCTGACCAAAGCTCCCTTCGGTGGCGAAGGCTGGATTATCAGCGTCAACAACATGGAAGATATCATCGGCGGTCACATCTGGATTGGCTTAATCTGTATCGCTGGCGGTATCTGGCACATTCTCACCAAACCTTTTGCCTGGGCGCGTCGCGCTTTCATCTGGTCTGGAGAAGCCTATCTGTCCTACAGCTTGGGCGCTCTTTCCATGATGGGCTTTATCGCCGCCGTTTACGTTTGGTTTAACAACACCGCCTATCCCAGTGAATTCTACGGTCCGACCGGTATGGAAGCTTCCCAAGCTCAAGCTTTCACCTTCTTGGTGCGTGACCAACGCTTAGGCGCTAACGTCGCTTCTGCCCAAGGCCCCACCGGTCTAGGTAAATACCTGATGCGCTCTCCCACTGGCGAAATCATCTTCGGTGGTGAAACCATGCGTTTCTGGGATTTCCGCGGTCCCTGGTTAGAACCCCTCCGCGGTCCTAACGGTTTAGACCTCGACAAAATCAGAAATGACGTACAACCCTGGCAAGTCCGCCGCGCGGCTGAATACATGACCCACGCTCCTTTAGGTTCCTTGAACTCTGTGGGCGGCGTTATCACTGACGTTAACTCGTTTAACTATGTGTCTCCTCGCGCTTGGTTGGCTACCTCTCACTTCACCCTCGCTTTCTTCTTCCTGATTGGACACCTCTGGCACGCTGGACGCGCTCGCGCCGCCGCCGCCGGTTTCGAGAAAGGAATTGACCGCGAGACTGAACCCGCATTGGCAATGCCTGACCTCGACTAA
- a CDS encoding lipoate--protein ligase family protein has translation MMKCYENPLVAAKIWRYIPPIISSAELQMAIDSWLLEQHRCSHHLPTLRFYQWSPPAISLGYHQRQYPDFWRDLTWQGQKISLVRRPTGGRAVLHQGDLTYMVVNSGMKGNIREVYQQICQFLITGWQNLGLELSYGAAGRGYINSANCFGTATGADLVDNWGNKFIGSAQLQRGCYVLQHGSMVLDQDNSLFEQVFASAAPPKLNLAPDLTLETLIATLKTAAEECFDCQLLEQPLEDWEWRSIKKMNINTH, from the coding sequence ATGATGAAATGTTACGAGAATCCTTTGGTGGCAGCTAAAATTTGGCGTTATATCCCGCCAATTATCTCATCGGCAGAGCTACAAATGGCGATCGATTCTTGGTTACTAGAACAACACCGTTGCAGTCATCATCTCCCGACTCTGCGTTTTTATCAATGGTCGCCCCCGGCCATTTCCTTGGGCTATCATCAACGGCAATATCCCGATTTTTGGCGTGATTTGACTTGGCAAGGTCAAAAAATCTCCCTAGTTCGTCGTCCTACTGGTGGCCGGGCCGTACTACATCAGGGTGATTTGACTTATATGGTGGTAAATTCGGGGATGAAGGGGAATATTAGGGAAGTTTACCAGCAAATCTGTCAATTTTTAATCACAGGCTGGCAAAATCTCGGTCTAGAATTGTCCTACGGTGCTGCCGGCCGGGGATATATTAATTCTGCTAACTGTTTCGGTACGGCTACCGGTGCGGATCTAGTCGATAATTGGGGGAACAAATTTATTGGTAGCGCCCAACTGCAACGGGGTTGCTATGTTCTCCAACATGGTTCCATGGTGCTAGATCAAGATAATTCGCTGTTTGAGCAAGTTTTCGCCAGTGCCGCCCCTCCAAAGCTCAATTTAGCGCCAGATTTGACCCTAGAAACCCTTATCGCTACCCTGAAAACCGCCGCCGAGGAATGCTTTGATTGTCAATTGCTAGAGCAACCCCTCGAGGATTGGGAATGGCGATCAATTAAAAAAATGAATATAAATACTCATTGA
- a CDS encoding aspartate carbamoyltransferase catalytic subunit, protein MAFTWIRHHILGLQDWQPEEYQTLLQTASSFREVLSRRTKKVPALQGQVVTNLFFEPSTRTRSSFELAAKRLSADVLNFAPGSSSLTKGETILDTALTYVAMGTDIFVIRHQQSGVPDLIAAEMDRLQSGVSVLNAGDGQHEHPSQGLLDLFTICCLLDDENPRLELLEGKKIAIVGDILHSRVARSNIWSLTTAGAEVHLSAPPTLLPKYFGELCDRLFLHWDLEPALEKADFVMTLRLQKERMTANLLPSLREYHQSFGITRPRLQSCQPGVKVLHPGPVNRGVEISSDLMDDPDFSLISQQVTSGVAVRMALLYLIGNLRSDQ, encoded by the coding sequence ATGGCTTTCACTTGGATCCGACACCACATTTTGGGATTGCAAGACTGGCAACCGGAAGAATACCAAACCCTGCTACAAACGGCCTCTAGTTTTCGTGAAGTTCTTTCCCGACGTACCAAGAAAGTGCCGGCCTTACAAGGTCAAGTGGTGACAAATCTTTTTTTTGAACCTTCTACCCGCACCCGTAGTAGTTTTGAACTAGCGGCGAAACGTCTTTCGGCCGATGTTCTTAATTTTGCCCCGGGTAGTTCCAGTTTGACTAAGGGGGAAACGATTCTCGATACCGCTTTAACCTATGTGGCCATGGGTACGGATATTTTTGTTATCCGACATCAACAGTCGGGAGTTCCCGATTTAATTGCCGCAGAAATGGATCGTTTGCAGTCGGGGGTCAGTGTTCTTAATGCTGGGGACGGTCAACACGAACACCCCTCCCAGGGACTTTTAGACCTGTTTACGATCTGTTGTCTGTTAGATGACGAAAATCCCCGTTTAGAACTGTTAGAGGGCAAAAAAATCGCTATTGTCGGGGATATACTCCATTCTCGTGTCGCTCGTTCCAATATCTGGAGTTTAACCACGGCAGGGGCGGAAGTACATTTGTCCGCCCCCCCCACCCTACTGCCGAAATATTTTGGGGAATTGTGCGATCGCTTATTTCTCCACTGGGATTTAGAACCAGCTTTAGAAAAGGCCGATTTTGTGATGACCTTGCGACTGCAAAAAGAACGCATGACCGCCAATCTTTTGCCCAGTTTACGCGAATATCATCAAAGTTTTGGCATTACCCGTCCTCGTTTGCAATCCTGTCAACCGGGGGTGAAGGTACTTCATCCGGGTCCTGTGAATCGGGGAGTGGAAATTAGTTCCGATTTAATGGACGATCCCGATTTTAGTCTGATTTCCCAACAAGTTACCAGTGGTGTCGCTGTTAGAATGGCTTTGTTATACCTGATCGGTAATCTTCGCAGCGACCAGTAA
- a CDS encoding HU family DNA-binding protein, whose amino-acid sequence MNKGELIDQIALKASVTKKQADAVLTAAIETIIEAVSEGDKVTLVGFGSFEARERQAREGRNPKTGDKMEIPATRVPAFSAGKLFKDRVAPDKE is encoded by the coding sequence ATGAATAAAGGTGAATTAATCGATCAAATCGCTCTCAAAGCCTCTGTCACCAAAAAACAAGCAGATGCTGTTCTCACTGCCGCCATCGAAACCATTATCGAAGCGGTTTCTGAGGGGGACAAAGTAACCCTAGTAGGATTCGGTTCCTTCGAGGCCCGGGAACGTCAGGCCAGGGAAGGACGCAACCCAAAAACCGGGGATAAGATGGAGATTCCAGCCACTCGCGTCCCGGCTTTCTCGGCGGGTAAACTGTTTAAAGACAGAGTGGCCCCAGATAAGGAATAA
- a CDS encoding DUF4168 domain-containing protein, which translates to MVIYCYPLADLGQSLRRSFIVTFLAVIAILGGLIPEFSWTTEVVSFQSSAYTQDFTADQIKRYAKAVLLIETQRRQAYQAISQILGKSPPAITCNQRESFNNLPANAQRIAVDYCNNSKKIVQDSGLTATEFNAITNRIRTDDNLRRRVQNEMIRLQRENK; encoded by the coding sequence ATGGTGATTTACTGCTATCCCCTAGCCGATCTAGGTCAAAGCTTAAGACGTTCTTTTATTGTGACTTTTTTGGCAGTAATCGCCATTCTTGGCGGTCTGATTCCCGAATTTTCTTGGACGACGGAGGTGGTTAGTTTTCAGTCCTCCGCTTATACTCAAGATTTTACGGCTGACCAAATCAAACGTTATGCCAAAGCAGTTTTGTTGATCGAAACCCAAAGAAGACAAGCTTATCAGGCAATTTCGCAAATTTTAGGGAAAAGTCCCCCAGCAATTACCTGTAACCAACGGGAAAGCTTTAATAATCTTCCCGCTAATGCCCAAAGAATTGCCGTCGATTATTGTAATAACTCAAAAAAGATTGTCCAAGATAGTGGTCTGACTGCGACTGAATTTAACGCCATTACTAACCGGATTCGTACCGATGATAACTTGAGACGACGGGTGCAAAATGAGATGATTCGTCTGCAACGGGAGAATAAATAG
- a CDS encoding YbjN domain-containing protein produces MTTESLATSEAIESMTDEFLASTSSHQEMIETVISTLQQNDTAMVQHTEKGYLWKFQYGSVEVFVQLTGESDDDFLTVWSSVLKLPVKDELGLTRKLLAMNCAETFESHFAIMNDQVVVISQRTVADLSPGEISRAITLVATVADNNDEMLRESFGGS; encoded by the coding sequence ATGACCACAGAAAGTTTAGCGACTTCAGAAGCAATAGAGTCAATGACCGATGAATTTCTGGCTAGTACGAGCAGTCACCAAGAAATGATTGAAACGGTTATTTCTACTCTGCAGCAGAATGATACTGCTATGGTACAACATACAGAAAAAGGTTATCTTTGGAAGTTTCAGTATGGTAGCGTTGAGGTATTTGTGCAGTTAACTGGGGAAAGTGATGATGATTTTCTCACGGTGTGGTCTTCTGTGCTGAAATTACCCGTTAAGGATGAATTGGGATTAACCCGCAAGTTATTAGCGATGAATTGTGCCGAAACCTTTGAATCTCATTTTGCCATTATGAATGATCAGGTGGTGGTGATTTCTCAGCGTACTGTGGCCGATTTGTCTCCTGGGGAGATTTCGCGAGCAATTACTCTCGTGGCGACGGTAGCAGATAATAATGATGAAATGTTACGAGAATCCTTTGGTGGCAGCTAA
- the cobD gene encoding threonine-phosphate decarboxylase CobD, whose translation MPRPKHGGNLDWAAAIAGCPVSSILDFSASINPLGPPESALTAIKSHLTSLTRYPDPEYWQLRSALAQWHDIGPDWILPGNGAAELLTWAGRELASFDSVYVLTPAFNDYERALKSFGGKICQHSLDLTTLKPVNPEKQGLLLNNPHNPTGKLWTAAAIRPYLSQFGLVVVDEAFMDFLPPQQQESLISLLPEYPNLVILRSLTKFYSLPGLRLGYVLAHPDRLLQWQKWRDPWSVNNLAVVAAIAAIEDRDFQQQTWDWLTAAREDLWQGLANFPQLQPQTSAANFLLVQSQSSCLPLQEALLKYHRIFIRDCLSFPELGSNYFRVAVRLPAENQRLLSALESVLAASDTKSVE comes from the coding sequence TTGCCTAGACCTAAACATGGTGGTAATCTTGACTGGGCAGCCGCCATTGCCGGCTGTCCGGTTTCCTCTATTCTCGATTTTTCTGCCAGTATCAACCCCCTCGGTCCGCCAGAAAGCGCCCTAACCGCTATTAAAAGCCATTTAACCAGTCTGACTCGTTATCCTGACCCCGAGTATTGGCAGTTGCGTTCTGCCCTCGCCCAATGGCATGATATCGGGCCGGATTGGATTCTCCCCGGCAATGGTGCGGCCGAGTTATTAACCTGGGCCGGTCGGGAATTGGCCTCATTTGATAGTGTTTATGTACTAACACCCGCTTTTAACGATTACGAACGGGCCTTAAAAAGTTTTGGCGGGAAAATCTGCCAACATTCCCTAGATTTAACCACTTTAAAGCCGGTTAATCCCGAAAAACAAGGCTTATTACTCAATAATCCCCACAATCCCACAGGGAAACTCTGGACGGCGGCGGCCATTCGTCCCTATCTATCGCAATTTGGTTTGGTGGTAGTGGATGAAGCTTTTATGGATTTTTTACCCCCGCAACAACAGGAGAGTTTAATATCTCTCTTGCCGGAATATCCCAATCTCGTGATTTTGCGTTCCCTAACTAAATTTTACAGTCTCCCCGGTTTACGTCTAGGATATGTCCTCGCCCATCCCGATCGCCTGTTACAATGGCAAAAATGGCGCGATCCTTGGTCGGTGAATAACTTGGCTGTGGTTGCCGCTATTGCGGCAATTGAAGATAGGGATTTTCAACAACAAACTTGGGATTGGTTAACGGCGGCCCGTGAGGATTTATGGCAGGGATTAGCTAATTTTCCGCAATTACAGCCCCAAACCAGTGCCGCTAACTTCCTCTTAGTACAATCTCAATCTTCCTGTTTACCCCTACAGGAAGCTTTATTAAAATATCATCGAATTTTCATCCGCGATTGTCTCAGTTTCCCCGAATTGGGGAGCAATTATTTTCGGGTAGCTGTCCGTTTACCGGCAGAAAATCAACGATTATTATCGGCTTTAGAGAGTGTTTTAGCTGCGTCTGATACTAAATCCGTTGAGTAA
- a CDS encoding TetR/AcrR family transcriptional regulator encodes MQSLFQRSLAETNSGEEDIRSRILQAALRLFAAKGYEGTTTKDLAGKANVAEGTLFRYFPNKKAILIEVATRGWVDILTDLLTELSEMGSYKAVAQVMRRRVLRMRENSDLLRVCFIEAQFHPELKERIQSEVIAKMTDVAEAFFQTAIDHGIYRPMNPKIVAQVFLGMFAIAGFSSETILDANASPFALQEMAEGIAEIFLNGVLVKEV; translated from the coding sequence ATGCAAAGTCTTTTTCAACGTTCCCTAGCTGAGACCAATTCTGGGGAAGAAGATATCCGTAGTCGTATTCTACAGGCCGCTTTACGTTTATTTGCCGCCAAGGGTTATGAAGGAACCACGACCAAAGACCTAGCAGGAAAGGCAAATGTGGCAGAAGGAACTTTATTTCGTTATTTTCCCAACAAAAAGGCGATTTTAATCGAAGTGGCCACTAGGGGATGGGTGGATATTCTCACCGACTTGCTGACGGAATTGAGCGAAATGGGCAGTTATAAAGCGGTAGCGCAGGTGATGCGACGTAGGGTGTTGAGAATGCGAGAAAATAGCGATTTATTGCGAGTTTGTTTTATAGAAGCCCAATTTCACCCCGAATTAAAAGAGCGAATTCAATCGGAAGTAATTGCCAAAATGACCGATGTGGCCGAGGCTTTTTTTCAAACAGCGATCGATCATGGTATCTATCGTCCCATGAATCCGAAAATTGTGGCCCAGGTTTTTCTAGGAATGTTCGCAATTGCTGGTTTTTCCAGTGAAACTATTTTAGATGCCAATGCTTCTCCCTTCGCTTTACAAGAAATGGCCGAAGGTATTGCCGAAATTTTTCTGAATGGAGTGTTAGTTAAAGAAGTTTAA
- the ureE gene encoding urease accessory protein UreE, which yields MLTFTERLPPRHTASLPPPETVLFSLLLTAEERTRSRYRLDSPEGFSLCFRLPRGTILQDRDFLRGENGEIIQIIAKPEPVITITAPSTDLLLKAAYHLGNRHVALEINPDYLRLSPDSVLQAMLEGLGLTVTEEIAPFNPEIGAYQHYHDLEEAKKG from the coding sequence ATGTTAACTTTTACCGAGCGCTTACCACCCCGTCATACCGCTAGTCTACCTCCCCCAGAAACGGTACTTTTTAGCCTCCTACTTACGGCCGAAGAACGTACCCGCAGCCGTTATCGTCTCGACAGTCCCGAAGGTTTTTCCCTCTGTTTTCGTTTACCCCGCGGCACAATTCTACAGGACCGCGATTTCCTGCGGGGAGAAAACGGCGAAATTATTCAAATCATTGCTAAACCCGAACCAGTTATCACTATTACCGCCCCTTCAACCGATTTACTTCTCAAAGCGGCCTATCACCTCGGTAATCGTCATGTAGCCCTAGAAATTAATCCCGATTATCTCCGTCTGTCCCCCGATTCTGTCCTACAAGCAATGTTAGAAGGTTTGGGATTAACTGTAACTGAAGAAATCGCCCCCTTTAACCCCGAAATCGGCGCTTATCAGCATTATCATGACCTGGAAGAGGCAAAAAAGGGATAG
- the psbD gene encoding photosystem II D2 protein (photosystem q(a) protein) — protein MTIAVGRAPERGLFDALDDWLKRDRFVFIGWSGLLLFPCAFMALGGWLTGTTFVTSWYTHGLASSYLEGGNFLTVAVSTPADAFGHSILFLWGPEAQGNFTRWCQIGGLWPFVALHGAFGLIGFMLRQFEIARLVGIRPYNALAFSGPIAVFVSVFLMYPLGQSSWFFAPSFGVAGIFRFILFFQGFHNWTLNPFHMMGVAGILGGALLCAIHGATVENTLFEDGEGSNTFRAFEPTQAEETYSMVTANRFWSQIFGIAFSNKRWLHFFMLFVPVTGLWMSAVGVVGLALNLRAYDFVSQELRAAEDPEFETFYTKNILLNEGLRAWMAPQDQPHENFIFPEEVLPRGNAL, from the coding sequence ATGACCATTGCTGTCGGACGCGCCCCAGAAAGAGGGCTGTTTGATGCTCTCGATGACTGGCTCAAAAGAGACCGTTTCGTCTTCATCGGTTGGTCTGGTTTACTACTCTTCCCCTGCGCCTTCATGGCCCTAGGTGGATGGTTAACCGGCACCACCTTCGTCACCTCCTGGTACACCCACGGGTTAGCCAGTTCCTACCTGGAAGGCGGCAACTTCCTGACTGTAGCCGTCTCCACCCCCGCCGATGCCTTCGGTCACTCCATCCTCTTTCTCTGGGGACCGGAAGCCCAAGGTAACTTTACCCGTTGGTGTCAAATCGGCGGTTTATGGCCCTTTGTCGCCCTGCACGGTGCTTTCGGCTTGATTGGCTTCATGCTACGTCAGTTTGAAATCGCCCGTTTAGTCGGCATTCGTCCCTACAACGCCCTTGCCTTCTCAGGTCCGATTGCGGTGTTCGTCAGTGTCTTCCTGATGTACCCCCTCGGTCAGTCTAGCTGGTTCTTTGCCCCTAGCTTCGGCGTGGCTGGTATCTTCCGTTTCATTCTCTTCTTCCAAGGCTTCCACAACTGGACCCTTAACCCCTTCCACATGATGGGTGTAGCCGGTATCCTCGGTGGTGCGCTTCTCTGTGCTATTCACGGAGCGACCGTAGAAAATACCCTGTTTGAAGACGGTGAAGGTTCCAACACTTTCCGGGCTTTTGAACCCACCCAAGCGGAAGAAACCTACTCCATGGTCACTGCGAACCGTTTCTGGTCGCAAATCTTCGGCATCGCTTTCTCCAACAAACGTTGGTTACACTTCTTCATGCTCTTTGTCCCCGTAACTGGTTTATGGATGAGTGCTGTGGGTGTGGTTGGATTAGCCCTTAACCTACGGGCCTATGACTTCGTTTCTCAGGAATTGAGAGCGGCGGAAGACCCGGAATTTGAAACCTTCTACACTAAAAATATTCTGCTTAACGAAGGTCTGAGAGCTTGGATGGCTCCCCAAGACCAACCCCACGAAAACTTTATCTTCCCTGAGGAGGTTCTCCCGCGTGGTAACGCTCTCTAA